A genomic stretch from Clavelina lepadiformis chromosome 5, kaClaLepa1.1, whole genome shotgun sequence includes:
- the LOC143459646 gene encoding dynein light chain roadblock-type 2 — MSEVEETIKRIQSHKGVIGIIVVNSEGIPIRTTLDNSTTVQYAGLIHQLTMKARSTVRDIDPQNDLTFLRLRSKKHEIMVAPDKEYLLIVIQNPSE; from the exons ATG TCCGAAGTAGAAGAGACCATCAAGAGAATCCAGTCTCACAAAGGAGTAATAGGAATAATTGTCGTCAACAGTGAAG GTATTCCTATTCGAACAACTCTTGATAACTCAACAACCGTCCAATATGCTGGCCTTATTCACCAACTGACAATGAAGGCAAGAAGTACAGTTCGAGATATTGACCCGCAGAATGATCTGACATTTTTAAGACTTCGATCAAAGAAACATGAAATCATGGTTGCCCCAG ATAAGGAATATCTTCTAATTGTCATCCAAAACCCATCGGAGTGA